One bacterium genomic window, ATAAGAGACAGCTTCTTCAATCACCGGGTGAAATTCGGGGTGGAAATGGGGACGAACAAATTTGGTAAGATGCTGTTTCAGTTCGTGTATCCCGACCCGCATCGTCGCAATCGCAGTTATTACGGGAACGCCTAACGCTTTCGATAACCCCTTCGCATCGATTGTGATGTGGCGTTCTTCCGCTTCATCCCACATATTCAACACGAGGATCAGAGGAACGTCATACTCGATGAGTTGGTGGGTCAATGTTAAACCGCGGAGCAAATTCTTCGCATCGATGACTTGGATAACGCCATAGGGACGCTTTTCGAGCAGGATGTCACGGGTAACCCGTTCGTCGTCGCTGCGTGGTTGCAGCCCATTGACACCGGGAGTATCGATGAATTCGTACTCGACGCCGCCGGTTTTCAGTCGACCGAATGTGACTTCGACCGAAGTACCGGGGTAATTCGATACGGTGACATACTTGCCGGTCAATAAACCGAACAGCACACTCTTGCCGACATTGGGATTGCCAATCAGGAGAATGCGGGGGAGCGCGGAATCGTTTGGAATTTCGCAGTGTAGCGATTCCGTCTTGCGGGTTGGGGTAGAGGTATGGGAATGGGACATCGTTCTCGATTCGACTTTATGAATTCTTTATTGCGATTGCGTCGCAATAAAGATAAGTCGAGAAGAGCCGGTTCTCCAATTCACGAACCGATGTGTATATGAAAGCCCGGAAATTTATCCGTTTCGGTCGGCACCTGCCCCTTATCGACTGTTTGTCAGGGGTAAAGTGTCAGGATGTTTTTTCGCTTTTTGCCGGTAATACCAACGGGCAGAGAAAAACACCAGTGCCATCATGATCGCGTATACTTCACCTTGCCAAACGCCAATTTCCGATTTCACGATCGAAGGAAGTGCAAGGGAAACATAGGCTACTGAGAAATATAGTGTCACACTAACGGCGCGTATATCACATTCCAAATCCGCTTTACTCCGAGCAGTAAACTCTTTTCGTAATCGTTTTGCAAAAAACGACAGAATGAATGCAAACAGAATTGTCGCACCAATTGCACTGATTGTGCCGATCACGATCGGAAATAAGTTCATACTAACCTCCTTTACATGCCAAAACACTGCAAGACAGTGGACGAACCAATACCGGATTGCACTTATTTATTTCTTTCCATCGCTCTGTTTCTTGTATCAAACTGAGTACCGAGTAAACGCGACCTCTCTTTGCACAACGCTTCTCGAATTTGTTCATTCTGCTCTTTGTATATCTGCTGGTCGATTGTATAGAGCGAGTCTAACTGCTGTTTCACGATTTGAGCAAGCAATTCACGTTTCTCTTCTGGAAAGTAGGGTTCCGATTCATGTCGAAAGCTGTTGTCGACTCGATCTGGTCTTGGCGGAGAAGTCAGGAGTCTCATCCTTGTTATAAGATTGGATTGTGTTTCATTTGAACCAGAGACATCAAAATACTCTCGTGTAAGCCAACCAACCTTAGCCGGTCTACCCGCAAGTATCCAAACAACTTCGTTGAGGGCTCGATTCAGAATAATATCGGAAACATACTCACATGAATCACGCTGTTTTGCATCTTCTTCGGTTAATTTAACAAACTTTTTGTATCTCTCTTTGTAAGACAGTTTTCGATCCTCCTCTTCTTGGATCAATGGTCCCCCATAAACAGTCTTACGGGTTTTTCCACCATAAATATGGACAGTGAATTGATCTGCAAGTTTCTTTTTCCCTTTTTCTTTAATTGTATATTTAAATGTTATTGTGTAATCACCAGGTTTTGGTACTTTGACGTATAGGTATTCTTCCAGCGTTTCATTTTTTGTGATTCTTCCCTTCCAGTTTAATTCCCCTTTATCAACAGTTAACCCTTTTGAAAGCTTGATTTGGATAGAAGCTGACGCGTCTTTGATATGCGGGCTTCCAAAGAAGCTAATAAAATACTTGATTGGAACAGAGTAAGTGGGGTCATACACAAGATAGGGGTCTTCTATTAATGTAACAGACAGTGGACTATAATAATAACGGCTTCGAGTGGTTGGCTTATCTGATCTTGTAAATGCTTGCGTATGATTCCAACTCAGACTTATGAAGAAAACAACAAGTATAAATTGTTTGATGTGGTAAGAGGCAAACCTCTGAAAAAGTACTTTCATTCTGAACCTTACTGTTTGTCATGGTTACTAAAGATAAGTTGAATCCCAAACCTGATCAACGAGAATTTGATTTACCAGAATTTTTCTTGCTCCTTGCCCTCAGACTCCCGATATTTCCCCCTTATACTGGAGTCGAGCATGATTTTAGGAGCGCACATCTCTACGGCAGGCGGGGTCGAAAAAGCGCCGCCGGGTGCGAAAGCGTTGGGATGCCGGGCAGTTCAGATTTTTGCCAAGAACCAGAATCAATGGGTCGGAAAACCGCTCAGCGAGAAGAACATCGCCGGGTGGAAAAGCGGATTGTTGGAGCATGGAATCGATCCGATGCATACCACCGTCCACGATAGTTACTTGATCAACTTATGCGCCCCGGACCCGGAGAATCGGCTAAAATC contains:
- a CDS encoding 50S ribosome-binding GTPase produces the protein MSHSHTSTPTRKTESLHCEIPNDSALPRILLIGNPNVGKSVLFGLLTGKYVTVSNYPGTSVEVTFGRLKTGGVEYEFIDTPGVNGLQPRSDDERVTRDILLEKRPYGVIQVIDAKNLLRGLTLTHQLIEYDVPLILVLNMWDEAEERHITIDAKGLSKALGVPVITAIATMRVGIHELKQHLTKFVRPHFHPEFHPVIEEAVSY